The window ATTGTGTTTCCTCTGACAAAAGATATTGCACAATGCTGCACCTGCAAGTTGAACAACGGTAATATGGCGTGCTCCATTATACTGCCACAACctctacatttaaaaaaaatcggcGCCACTGCATATACTCATACACAAATAATAGTTTgctcttatttttttgttgctaCCACAATATGTTTATTCTGCCTAATTAAAAATTGCAGGCTGCAGGCATCCAACAACGAGTGGATAGTAGAGTGATTGACAAAGTCGGAGAACTAATCGATGACCGTGTCTGCTCCATCATGGAAATACAACgtcatttaaaagtatttgtgGTCAAAGAACTGTTCAAGAATGCAACGCCTCCACTGCAAAGTAACAGAAGATTTTTTCCGACTAAAAAAGACATCAGCAATCACTATTATAATGCTTATACAAAACGAAAGTTGTCAAAAATTGACCAAGCAAATGTACAATTGCTGGTTGATGAGTGGTCTTGTAAGTCGCCTAAAGACAACATTGTCTTCAGACCATATATTGCCAGTGGTTGTCCCAAACCATTACATGAAGAAATTGGCAATGATGACATTACTGCATTAgattcaaaacaaacattgttgtttatataccagacagcATGGCAGAAACGACTTTTGCTTCGTTATGGCCAAGATATTTGTCTTCTGGATGCAACTTATAAGACATCAAAGTACGCACTGCCATTGTTCTTCCTGTGCATAAAGACCAATGTCAATTATCAAGTTGTTGCATGTTTTGTGACACAAAATGAGCGTCAATCTGACATCACAGAGGCTCTTGAAATGATAAAGATCTGGACACCTGAATGGAACCCAAAATTTTTCATGACCGACAAATGTGAAGCTGAAATAAATGCAGTGGAAGCTACTTTTCAAGGTAGACTGGTGTAgtactgatttttttaatttttgaaccTTATTTactcacatttaaaaaaatatatagtactgtgggggaagatgggacagttaagcacatattgccaaatatttccaaaatcaaaatacatggCGGATTTTGGTTAATACCacaaattagtactatcattcctttattaattaacaacaattcaaataaatatatacttttttgttgtttttatctcaaattaaagtcatattgacccctgcctattttcctcatgtttatatcccagtttttttaacaaaactaaaactagttttataagacaaaatcaaactgtacgaaatattccagtttattttatgaagctatgaaactagtttattcgttcacactcgcaaactacaaaatttcatcggctttactatgatttagcgtgCATtcaaaaatagcaccttactatttcacattttttacatgttcaaaatatactgtttctatttttcaaattttttttatattcaaaaacagtaatcagctttgaaaAAGTCTCGGCTGacaatgtgtcccatctccccccaccctactatatacctagAACTGGGATACtagtgtatatttataaaggaTTGTATGGAATTTATGTCTtggaaaatgttgtttaataacttgaattagtttttatattgGAAAATATCTATTGAATTGACATAAACTAATATAttcaatgtatgtttttcaacTGATTAAGGTTATAATGCTGAAGATTTTTACATCAGATTGTAAAGTTCTTCTTTGTGACTTCCATCGAGAACAGGcgtgggaaagatgggtcaAGAAAACAGATAATGGTGTTGGAGACAGAAAAAAGGCAGTTTTATCTGGCTTACGTGCAGTAGCGAAAGCAGAAAGTCAGAATGAGCTCAAAAGTGCAGTAGATTCACTTACAGATAGTGAATTTTATACAGACAATCCAAAACTACAAATGTACTTTAACAATGCCTGGTGGCCACAAAAAGAGgtcatttatt of the Ciona intestinalis unplaced genomic scaffold, KH HT000726.1, whole genome shotgun sequence genome contains:
- the LOC104265996 gene encoding uncharacterized protein LOC104265996 isoform X1; this encodes MKDARDASSSVSTVKDQTLVKKTLHNNKAGQILKFNTFQETTVAIQDFETETVTKFVFLKKEKNDLTISRVQWDTQERIPFVVKSYTKYECQHGKDRNKNRNLKRQTQFKGPADHMYEAKKYLCVQGSKKMNCTARLNIREILIFPDQKVNSGADEEKRRVSKHLKTVGFSSIKNSTCRFIVLFPSIHDHSGHPVGEAAGIQQRVDSRVIDKVGELIDDRVCSIMEIQRHLKVFVVKELFKNATPPLQSNRRFFPTKKDISNHYYNAYTKRKLSKIDQANVQLLVDEWSCKSPKDNIVFRPYIASGCPKPLHEEIGNDDITALDSKQTLLFIYQTAWQKRLLLRYGQDICLLDATYKTSKYALPLFFLCIKTNVNYQVVACFVTQNERQSDITEALEMIKIWTPEWNPKFFMTDKCEAEINAVEATFQDCKVLLCDFHREQAWERWVKKTDNGVGDRKKAVLSGLRAVAKAESQNELKSAVDSLTDSEFYTDNPKLQMYFNNAWWPQKEVIYFSSHIKNFACLIKYYFICGLII
- the LOC104265996 gene encoding uncharacterized protein LOC104265996 isoform X2, with translation MKDARDASSSVSTVKDQTLVKKTLHNNKAGQILKFNTFQETTVAIQDFETETVTKFVFLKKEKNDLTISRVQWDTQERIPFVVKSYTKYECQHGKDRNKNRNLKRQTQFKGPADHMYEAKKYLCVQGSKKMNCTARLNIREILIFPDQKVNSGADEEKRRVSKHLKTVGFSSIKNSTCRFIVLFPSIHDHSGHPVGEAAGIQQRVDSRVIDKVGELIDDRVCSIMEIQRHLKVFVVKELFKNATPPLQSNRRFFPTKKDISNHYYNAYTKRKLSKIDQANVQLLVDEWSCKSPKDNIVFRPYIASGCPKPLHEEIGNDDITALDSKQTLLFIYQTAWQKRLLLRYGQDICLLDATYKTSKYALPLFFLCIKTNVNYQVVACFVTQNERQSDITEALEMIKIWTPEWNPKFFMTDKCEAEINAVEATFQEMGFTLPIGKDACANWYEQRG